Below is a genomic region from Billgrantia tianxiuensis.
GCGGTGATGGAGAATCAGAAATCGAAGAACACCGTCTCGCCTTCGCCCTGCAGCTTGATGTCGAGGCGATAGCGCACCTTGCCGTCGGCCTCTTCGCGCTTGGCGATGAGGGTCTGACGGCGGGTCGGCGATTCGATGCGCGAGAGCACCGGGCAGGCGGCGTTGGCCTCGGCTTCGTCCTCGAAGTAGAGGCGGGTCTGCAGCTGGATGTTGATGCCGCGGGCGAAGATCGCCAGGTTGATGTGCGGCGCCATGAGCTGGCCGCTGGGGTGGGCCACCGGGCCGGGCTTGACGGTCTTCAGCGACCATTCGCTGCCGTGGTCGAAGGTGGTGGCGGTGCGCCCGAAGCTGTTGAACGGCTTTTTGAGGTCGAACTCTGGCTGGTAGACGCCGTTGGCGTCGGCCTGCCAGGCCTCGAGGAAGGCGTCGCGCACCAGATCGCCGTTGCCATCGATCACGGTGCCGACGACTTCGATCAGCTCGCCCTCGGCACCGGGCTTGGCCATCTCGTTCCAGATCTCTTCGTCGCGGGTCGGGTTGCCCGCGGCGGCCAGGGCCAGGCCGATGTGCACGTAGGGCCCGGCGGTCTGGGAGGCGGTCTCGCGCAGCATCAGTTCGCTGGTGGGAACGCTGTTTGGCTGTTTCATGTGATTTCCCCTCACTGATTCTCGAACCCGCTTACTGATTTTCGAAATAGGTCTGCAGCTCGCCGCGTACCACCAGGTCGAAGCGGTAGGCGAGGCAGTCCATGGGCTTGCTGCGGGCCATGTCGAGGCGCCCGATCATGGTCTCGACCGCGGCCGGGTCCTTGATGGTGTGGACGATGGGGCACAGCGGAATCAGCGGATCGCCCTCGAAGTACATCTGGGTGATCAGGCGGGTGGAGATCGAGGGGCCCATCACCGAGACGTGGATGTGCGAGGGGCGCCAGCTGTTGGGGTCGTTGGGCCAGGGGTACGGGCCGGGCTTGATGGTGCGGAAGCGATACCAGCCCTGCTCGTCGGTGAGGGTACGGCCCACGCCGCCGAAGCCGGGGTCGAGCGGGGCGAGGTAGCGGTCGTTCCTGTGGCGGTAGCGCCCGCCGGCGTTGGCCTGCCACATCTCGACCAGGGTGTGCGGCACCGGCTTGCCGAACTGGTCGATCACGCGGCCGAACATGATGATGCGCTCGCCCACCGGCAGGCCGGCCGCACCCGCCAGCGCGGGGTCTTCGCGGAAGTTGAGCAGCAGGTCGTTGTCGTGGGGGCCCATGCGCAGGTGGCGGAAGTCGGGGCCGGTGAGTTCGGAAGCGGTGGCTTGCTGCATGCTGGCCAGGGCCTGCTGCGGCGAGCGGGGCACGCTGGTCTTGTAGCCGGGGGCGTAGGCCGGGGGGTGCCAGTTACGGTCGCGCTCCACGAAGCGCTTGTTGTGATCTTGCATGGCGTGTCGTCTCTTGGGGAGAGTGGTCTTGTCTCGCCCAGTGTGACCTCTCGCCAAAGGCCCGCCAATTGACGACTCGGGCCCCCCTCATAACCATTGGGTTATGCTGCACCGC
It encodes:
- the pcaG gene encoding protocatechuate 3,4-dioxygenase subunit alpha, with protein sequence MKQPNSVPTSELMLRETASQTAGPYVHIGLALAAAGNPTRDEEIWNEMAKPGAEGELIEVVGTVIDGNGDLVRDAFLEAWQADANGVYQPEFDLKKPFNSFGRTATTFDHGSEWSLKTVKPGPVAHPSGQLMAPHINLAIFARGINIQLQTRLYFEDEAEANAACPVLSRIESPTRRQTLIAKREEADGKVRYRLDIKLQGEGETVFFDF
- the pcaH gene encoding protocatechuate 3,4-dioxygenase subunit beta — translated: MQDHNKRFVERDRNWHPPAYAPGYKTSVPRSPQQALASMQQATASELTGPDFRHLRMGPHDNDLLLNFREDPALAGAAGLPVGERIIMFGRVIDQFGKPVPHTLVEMWQANAGGRYRHRNDRYLAPLDPGFGGVGRTLTDEQGWYRFRTIKPGPYPWPNDPNSWRPSHIHVSVMGPSISTRLITQMYFEGDPLIPLCPIVHTIKDPAAVETMIGRLDMARSKPMDCLAYRFDLVVRGELQTYFENQ